One Halomonas sp. THAF5a genomic region harbors:
- a CDS encoding SURF1 family protein — MSNIHGSMKASASTRHRRPVTARRLGWWGFWSCLVMLGLALGLWQWERADDKRDYLARLEAAPRLISPTETPPPGARVVLRGEYLADETLFLDNRTHEGRLGVAPLTPFRDRQGQLWLIQRGFLSTGTTRDDPSIDTPAGEVRLEGRWQASGNAAPLFGPNREGNRLQRIDLAAWGLGQGFAHAGWLHLEQGPGHLVSWWQPSVVPPSRHLGYAVQWWGLALAALVTMLVGARRLARSESLSSPSKESSR, encoded by the coding sequence TTGAGTAACATTCACGGCTCCATGAAAGCGTCGGCCTCGACGCGGCATCGTCGCCCTGTCACGGCGCGTCGGCTCGGCTGGTGGGGGTTCTGGTCCTGCCTGGTGATGCTGGGTCTCGCCCTGGGACTATGGCAGTGGGAGCGGGCCGACGACAAGCGCGACTACCTGGCGCGCCTCGAGGCGGCGCCGCGGCTGATATCGCCCACCGAAACTCCGCCGCCCGGCGCCCGGGTCGTGCTGCGTGGGGAGTACCTGGCCGATGAGACGCTGTTTCTCGATAACCGTACCCACGAGGGGCGCCTGGGTGTGGCGCCCCTGACCCCCTTTCGTGACCGGCAGGGCCAGCTCTGGCTGATACAGCGCGGCTTCCTGTCGACCGGCACGACGCGAGATGACCCGAGCATCGACACTCCCGCTGGCGAGGTGCGGCTGGAAGGCCGCTGGCAGGCCTCTGGAAACGCGGCCCCGCTCTTCGGCCCCAACCGCGAAGGCAATCGCCTGCAGCGCATCGACCTCGCCGCCTGGGGGCTCGGTCAGGGCTTCGCCCATGCCGGCTGGCTGCATCTCGAGCAGGGGCCCGGTCATCTCGTCTCCTGGTGGCAGCCGAGCGTGGTGCCGCCGTCACGCCACCTGGGCTATGCCGTGCAGTGGTGGGGGCTCGCCCTGGCGGCGCTGGTCACCATGCTGGTGGGCGCGCGTCGCCTCGCGCGTTCCGAATCGCTCTCCTCCCCGAGCAAGGAGTCTTCCCGATGA
- a CDS encoding DUF2909 family protein, which translates to MLLKIMIALVFLAMVISLAAGAGFLIRDGGRSRRVLVSLKWRVGLAALLLVLLGYGFYLGDLGA; encoded by the coding sequence ATGTTACTCAAGATAATGATTGCTCTCGTCTTTCTCGCCATGGTGATCAGTCTCGCCGCCGGCGCCGGCTTCCTGATCCGAGACGGGGGACGCTCCCGCCGCGTGCTGGTCTCGCTCAAGTGGCGCGTGGGCCTCGCCGCACTGCTGCTGGTCCTGCTGGGCTACGGCTTCTACCTCGGCGACCTCGGCGCCTGA
- a CDS encoding cytochrome c oxidase assembly protein yields the protein MSSRDDQAAGREGVRRTVTRTLVVLAGMFAFAFALVPLYDVFCDLTGLNGKTSARAQPLVEQEVDASRTVTVQFITRGSQGLPWHLEVDTRQIRLHPGQREEVFFTFRNNGDATTRARAVPSVSPSEASLHLRKLTCFCFQEQQLAAGEGLEAPLVFQLTRDLPRDIKTVTLVYTLYPVSTTPADITRSASITEGDSA from the coding sequence ATGAGCAGCCGTGACGATCAAGCCGCAGGCCGGGAGGGGGTACGGCGCACCGTGACCCGCACCCTGGTGGTGCTCGCCGGCATGTTCGCCTTCGCCTTCGCGCTGGTGCCGCTCTACGACGTCTTCTGTGACCTGACCGGCCTCAATGGCAAGACCAGCGCGCGGGCCCAGCCGCTGGTCGAGCAGGAGGTCGACGCCTCGCGCACGGTCACCGTGCAGTTCATCACCCGAGGCAGCCAGGGCCTGCCCTGGCACCTCGAGGTCGACACTCGCCAGATCCGCCTGCATCCGGGTCAGCGCGAGGAGGTGTTCTTCACCTTCCGCAACAACGGCGATGCCACGACCCGTGCCCGCGCCGTACCCAGCGTCTCGCCGTCGGAGGCCTCGCTGCACCTGCGCAAGCTGACCTGCTTCTGCTTCCAGGAGCAGCAGCTGGCGGCCGGCGAGGGCCTCGAGGCCCCCCTGGTCTTCCAGCTGACCCGCGACCTGCCGCGCGACATCAAGACGGTGACCCTGGTCTACACCCTCTATCCCGTTTCGACGACGCCGGCCGATATCACGCGCTCGGCATCGATCACAGAAGGAGACAGCGCATGA
- a CDS encoding DUF2489 domain-containing protein: MNSTLALILLGLGLAIIAGLGAYAFTLWKEVRRRRSFREEELRRAHENCLENLELVASALAQEQVDITEGSWRCKVLLEILDQDLTQRPDFQAFDEVHRRTKHLHTHAARKALTPKARFQEDRERLAVEDEMRDSVLKAAAAVIEFRRGWPDSLH, from the coding sequence ATGAACTCGACCCTGGCGCTCATTCTCCTTGGCCTGGGACTGGCGATCATCGCCGGCCTCGGGGCCTATGCCTTCACGCTCTGGAAAGAGGTGCGGCGGCGGCGGAGCTTTCGAGAAGAGGAGCTGCGGCGTGCCCATGAGAATTGCCTGGAGAACCTCGAACTGGTGGCCTCGGCGCTGGCCCAGGAGCAGGTCGATATCACCGAGGGGTCCTGGCGCTGCAAGGTGCTGCTGGAGATCCTCGACCAGGACCTGACCCAGCGCCCCGATTTCCAGGCCTTCGACGAGGTGCACCGCCGTACCAAGCACCTGCATACCCATGCCGCGCGCAAGGCCCTGACCCCGAAGGCAAGGTTCCAGGAGGACCGTGAGCGCCTGGCGGTCGAGGACGAGATGCGCGATTCGGTGCTCAAGGCCGCGGCGGCGGTGATCGAATTTCGCCGCGGCTGGCCGGATAGCCTGCACTGA
- the thrS gene encoding threonine--tRNA ligase: MPIVTLPDGSQRTFDEPLSVMQLAESIGPGLAKACVAGKIDGVQVDAADIIDHDAEVAILTARDAEGLEVIRHSCAHLIGHAVKQLYPDAKMAIGPVIDDGFYYDVDFGRSVTPEDLEAIEARMKALIDHEYDVVREYVDRDAAMLAFLHRDEPYKQEIVRGIPEGETIRLYHHEEYVDMCRGPHVPNTRHLKAFKLTKLAGAYWRGNAENPMLTRIYGTAWGDKKQLKAYLKRLEEAEKRDHRKLAKKMDLFHLQEEAPGMVFWHPNGWTIYQALEQYMRRVQIEHGYQEIKTPQVVDLSLWKASGHWGHYSELMFTTESEKREYAVKPMNCPCHVQVFNQGLKSYRDLPLRLAEFGSCHRNEPSGSLHGLMRVRGFTQDDAHIFCTEGQIQSEAEAFIALTLQVYRELGFDDVELKLSTRPEGFMGEPALWDRAEAGLEAALNATGLDWELQPGEGAFYGPKIEFSLRDCLNRVWQCGTLQLDFNLPGRLGAQYVDEDGARKTPVMLHRAILGSFERFLGILIEHYAGAMPLWLAPQQAVVMTITDAQRDYAVELVERLQKVGLRVKSDLRNEKIGFKIREHTLQKVPYLLVVGDKEVESDSVALRTRSGENLGTMTVDAFIERIQTERQ; encoded by the coding sequence ATGCCCATCGTGACCCTGCCCGACGGCAGTCAGAGAACCTTCGACGAACCCCTGAGCGTCATGCAGCTGGCCGAGAGCATCGGTCCCGGACTCGCCAAGGCCTGTGTGGCCGGCAAGATCGACGGCGTCCAGGTCGATGCCGCCGATATCATCGACCACGACGCCGAGGTGGCGATCCTCACCGCCCGCGATGCGGAGGGCCTCGAGGTCATTCGCCACTCCTGCGCCCACCTGATCGGCCATGCCGTCAAGCAGCTCTATCCCGACGCCAAGATGGCCATCGGCCCGGTGATCGACGACGGGTTCTACTACGACGTCGACTTCGGTCGCTCGGTGACTCCCGAGGACCTCGAAGCCATCGAAGCGCGCATGAAGGCGCTGATCGATCACGAGTACGACGTGGTGCGCGAATACGTCGATCGCGACGCGGCCATGCTGGCCTTCCTGCACCGCGACGAGCCCTACAAGCAGGAGATCGTGCGCGGCATTCCCGAGGGGGAGACCATTCGTCTCTACCATCACGAGGAATACGTCGACATGTGCCGGGGCCCCCACGTGCCCAACACCCGGCACCTCAAGGCGTTCAAGCTGACCAAGCTGGCCGGGGCCTACTGGCGCGGCAACGCCGAGAACCCCATGCTGACCCGCATCTACGGCACCGCCTGGGGCGACAAGAAACAGCTCAAGGCCTACCTCAAGCGCCTCGAGGAGGCCGAGAAGCGCGACCATCGCAAGCTGGCCAAGAAGATGGATCTCTTCCACCTCCAGGAAGAGGCCCCGGGCATGGTGTTCTGGCACCCCAACGGCTGGACGATCTATCAGGCGCTCGAGCAGTACATGCGCCGCGTGCAGATCGAGCACGGCTACCAGGAGATCAAGACGCCCCAGGTGGTGGATCTCTCGCTGTGGAAGGCCTCGGGGCACTGGGGGCACTACAGCGAGCTGATGTTCACCACCGAGTCGGAGAAGCGCGAGTACGCGGTCAAGCCGATGAACTGCCCCTGCCACGTGCAGGTGTTCAACCAAGGCCTCAAGAGCTACCGCGACCTGCCGCTGCGCCTCGCCGAGTTCGGCAGCTGCCACCGCAACGAGCCCTCCGGCTCGCTGCACGGCCTGATGCGGGTGCGGGGGTTCACCCAGGACGACGCGCACATCTTCTGCACCGAGGGGCAGATCCAGTCCGAGGCCGAGGCCTTCATCGCCCTGACCCTGCAGGTCTACAGGGAGCTCGGCTTCGACGACGTGGAGCTCAAGCTCTCCACCCGTCCCGAGGGCTTCATGGGCGAGCCGGCGCTGTGGGATCGCGCCGAGGCCGGCCTCGAGGCGGCGCTGAACGCCACCGGCCTGGACTGGGAGCTGCAGCCGGGCGAGGGCGCCTTCTACGGCCCCAAGATCGAGTTCTCGCTGCGCGACTGCCTCAATCGCGTCTGGCAGTGCGGCACCCTGCAGCTCGACTTCAACCTCCCCGGCCGCCTGGGGGCGCAGTACGTCGATGAGGACGGCGCGCGCAAGACGCCGGTGATGCTGCATCGGGCGATCCTGGGCTCCTTCGAGCGTTTCCTCGGCATCCTGATCGAGCACTACGCCGGCGCCATGCCGCTGTGGCTGGCCCCCCAGCAGGCGGTGGTGATGACCATCACCGATGCGCAGCGGGATTACGCCGTCGAACTGGTCGAACGGCTGCAGAAAGTCGGTCTGCGCGTCAAGTCGGACTTGAGGAACGAGAAGATCGGCTTTAAAATCCGTGAGCATACGTTGCAGAAGGTCCCCTATCTCCTGGTGGTGGGAGATAAGGAAGTCGAGTCCGACTCGGTGGCCCTGCGCACCCGCAGCGGCGAGAATCTCGGGACGATGACGGTGGATGCCTTCATCGAGCGGATTCAGACCGAACGGCAATAG
- a CDS encoding cytochrome c oxidase subunit 3, with the protein MSGGSYYVPESSKWPILGSLSLGALMIGAGTLLVHGLAGMPVMVVGLLAILAVMTLWFRDVIRESRGGLYDAQMDRSFRWGMGWFIFSEVMFFAAFFGALFYVRNFALPWLDGEGAKGVASLLWPDFTASWPLLNPPDASISGPSETFSPWHLPLVNTLILVGSSITLTIAHEGIKEGFRDSARFWLTVTVLLGLTFITVQGVEYYEAYAHYGITLQAGIYGATFFLLTGFHGLHVIIGTIILAVLLWRVNRGHFTADDHFAFEAGAWYWHFVDVVWIGLFTFVYVF; encoded by the coding sequence ATGAGTGGTGGCAGCTACTACGTACCGGAGTCCAGCAAGTGGCCGATCCTGGGGTCGCTCTCGCTGGGAGCGTTGATGATCGGCGCAGGGACCCTGCTGGTACACGGCCTGGCGGGGATGCCGGTGATGGTCGTCGGCCTGCTCGCCATCCTCGCGGTCATGACGCTGTGGTTTCGCGACGTCATCCGCGAGTCCCGGGGCGGGCTCTACGACGCCCAGATGGATCGCTCGTTTCGCTGGGGGATGGGGTGGTTCATCTTCTCGGAGGTGATGTTCTTCGCGGCCTTCTTCGGCGCGCTCTTCTACGTGCGCAATTTCGCGCTGCCGTGGCTGGACGGGGAGGGCGCCAAGGGCGTGGCGTCCCTGCTGTGGCCCGACTTCACCGCGTCCTGGCCGCTGCTCAACCCGCCGGACGCCAGCATCTCTGGCCCGAGCGAGACCTTCAGCCCCTGGCACCTGCCGCTGGTGAACACCCTGATCCTGGTGGGCTCCAGCATCACCCTGACCATCGCCCATGAGGGCATCAAGGAGGGCTTTCGCGACAGCGCCCGCTTCTGGCTCACCGTCACGGTGCTGCTGGGCCTGACCTTCATCACCGTGCAGGGGGTCGAGTACTACGAGGCCTATGCCCACTACGGCATTACCCTGCAAGCCGGGATCTACGGTGCGACCTTCTTCCTGCTCACCGGCTTCCACGGCCTGCACGTGATCATCGGCACGATCATCCTGGCGGTGCTGCTGTGGCGCGTCAATCGCGGGCACTTTACCGCGGACGATCATTTCGCCTTCGAGGCGGGGGCCTGGTATTGGCACTTCGTCGACGTGGTGTGGATCGGGCTCTTCACCTTCGTCTATGTCTTCTAA
- a CDS encoding DASS family sodium-coupled anion symporter, producing the protein MPTPDTPHATPTGPAFSARIGLWLGPIWVLLTLLLPAPTGMSDPAWACVGLALLMATWWSTEAIPIPATSLLPLALVPALGIGEMKETAASYANPIIYLFLGGFLLGIAMQRWSLHRRIALHVLRVVGHQPRRQIGGFMLATGFLSMWVSNTATAIMMLPIGMSVVSLLDDADPTELNRYATALLLAIAYSASIGGVATLIGTPPNALLAGYLAEDRGIDLGFAQWMMIGLPISAAMMASAWWWLTRRGFDLRVGDDSAEMVRDELARLGPIGAPERRVGVIFLLAAVTWMLRPLLNDAGLDWLSDTGIAIIAGIALFLVPAGQDDGERLMDWDAAKELPWGILLLFGGGLALAGAISRSGLAEWIAQQLGIFGAFPLLAMVGVVVLVIIFLTEVTSNTATAAAFLPLLGALALSLDISPLLITVPAAIAASCAFMMPVATPPNAIVFATGRMKIQSMIRAGFMLNLISTLVVTLMAYGLIVSLW; encoded by the coding sequence ATGCCTACCCCCGACACCCCTCACGCCACGCCCACGGGCCCTGCCTTCTCCGCTCGTATCGGCCTCTGGCTGGGCCCGATCTGGGTGCTCCTGACGCTGCTGCTGCCGGCCCCCACCGGCATGTCCGACCCGGCCTGGGCCTGCGTCGGCCTGGCGCTGTTGATGGCCACCTGGTGGTCCACCGAGGCCATCCCGATCCCCGCCACCTCGCTGCTGCCGCTGGCCCTGGTCCCGGCACTCGGCATCGGCGAGATGAAGGAGACCGCGGCCAGCTACGCCAACCCGATCATCTACCTCTTCCTCGGCGGCTTCCTGCTGGGCATCGCCATGCAGCGCTGGTCCCTGCATCGGCGCATCGCCTTGCATGTCCTGCGCGTGGTCGGCCACCAGCCGCGCCGCCAGATCGGCGGCTTCATGCTGGCCACCGGGTTTCTCAGCATGTGGGTCTCCAATACCGCCACCGCCATCATGATGCTGCCCATCGGCATGTCGGTGGTCAGCCTGCTGGACGACGCCGACCCGACGGAGCTCAACCGCTACGCCACGGCGCTGCTGCTGGCGATCGCCTACTCCGCCAGCATCGGCGGCGTGGCCACCCTGATCGGCACCCCGCCCAACGCCCTGCTGGCCGGCTACCTGGCCGAGGATCGCGGCATCGACCTCGGCTTTGCCCAGTGGATGATGATCGGCCTGCCGATCAGCGCGGCCATGATGGCCAGCGCCTGGTGGTGGCTGACCCGCCGCGGCTTCGACCTGCGGGTCGGCGACGACAGCGCCGAGATGGTGCGCGACGAACTGGCGAGACTCGGCCCCATCGGCGCCCCGGAGCGTCGCGTCGGCGTGATCTTCCTGCTGGCGGCGGTGACCTGGATGCTGCGGCCGCTGCTCAACGACGCCGGGCTCGACTGGCTCTCCGACACCGGCATCGCCATCATCGCCGGCATCGCCCTGTTCCTGGTGCCCGCCGGCCAGGATGATGGCGAGCGGCTGATGGACTGGGACGCCGCCAAGGAGCTTCCCTGGGGCATCCTGCTGCTGTTCGGCGGCGGCCTGGCGCTGGCCGGGGCCATCAGCCGCTCGGGGCTGGCGGAGTGGATCGCCCAGCAGCTCGGCATCTTCGGCGCCTTCCCGCTGCTGGCCATGGTCGGGGTGGTGGTGCTGGTGATCATCTTCCTTACCGAGGTGACCTCCAACACCGCCACCGCGGCCGCCTTCCTGCCGCTGCTCGGCGCCCTGGCGCTGTCGCTGGACATCTCGCCGCTGCTGATCACGGTGCCCGCCGCCATCGCCGCCAGCTGCGCCTTCATGATGCCGGTGGCCACGCCCCCCAACGCGATCGTCTTCGCCACCGGCCGCATGAAGATCCAGTCGATGATCCGCGCCGGCTTCATGCTCAACCTGATCAGCACCCTGGTGGTGACCCTGATGGCCTACGGCCTGATCGTCAGCCTCTGGTAG
- a CDS encoding heme A synthase encodes MIVADRVERLEARRRWLVRLSLAGTLFTALVVLVGAWTRLVDAGLGCPDWPGCYGALVVPDAERALAHSPAVPLEAAKAWVEMVHRYLASLLGLLVIALVVLGARWRREVGYPWRVSLVLLAVILMQGAFGAFTVTLQLWPQVVTLHLLGGLSVMVLFLWLHLRLRRFRPGEHRCIRLRALTPLWRLALVLLVAQLALGGWTSSNYAGIACQGFPTCNGEWWPRLDWSEGFHLTQTVGPNYLHGQLHAEARSAIQVGHRLGALALGLGLLLLAVRHRQAAGMRPWWGLLVATVVAQIALGVANVLAWLPLWLALLHTAGAVALVVAMTLALWHWRWSSAAQEQGTPEAGNSVTKKEWAHV; translated from the coding sequence ATGATCGTGGCTGATCGCGTCGAGCGCCTCGAGGCCCGTCGCCGCTGGCTGGTGCGCCTGAGCCTCGCGGGGACCCTCTTCACCGCGCTGGTGGTGCTGGTGGGGGCCTGGACACGGCTGGTGGATGCCGGCCTCGGCTGCCCCGACTGGCCGGGCTGCTACGGGGCCCTGGTGGTGCCGGACGCCGAGCGCGCCCTGGCGCACTCGCCGGCGGTGCCGCTGGAAGCCGCCAAGGCCTGGGTAGAGATGGTGCACCGCTACCTCGCCTCCCTGCTCGGGCTGCTGGTGATCGCCCTGGTCGTGCTGGGCGCCCGCTGGCGTCGCGAGGTGGGCTACCCGTGGCGCGTCAGCCTGGTCCTGCTGGCCGTGATCCTGATGCAGGGCGCCTTCGGGGCCTTTACCGTGACGCTTCAGCTGTGGCCCCAGGTGGTCACCCTGCACCTGCTGGGCGGGCTCAGCGTGATGGTGCTCTTCCTGTGGCTGCACCTGCGCCTGCGACGCTTCCGGCCGGGCGAGCATCGGTGCATCCGTCTCCGGGCGCTGACCCCGCTGTGGCGGCTGGCGCTGGTGCTGCTGGTCGCCCAGCTGGCGCTGGGCGGTTGGACATCGAGCAACTATGCCGGGATCGCCTGCCAGGGCTTTCCCACCTGCAACGGCGAGTGGTGGCCGCGCCTCGACTGGAGCGAGGGCTTCCACCTGACCCAGACCGTGGGGCCCAACTACCTGCACGGGCAGCTGCACGCCGAGGCGCGCAGCGCCATCCAGGTCGGGCATCGGCTGGGCGCCCTGGCCCTCGGCCTCGGCCTGCTGCTGCTGGCGGTGCGCCATCGCCAGGCGGCCGGCATGCGCCCCTGGTGGGGACTGCTGGTCGCCACCGTCGTCGCACAGATCGCGCTGGGGGTCGCCAATGTGCTGGCGTGGCTGCCGCTGTGGCTGGCGCTGCTGCATACCGCCGGAGCGGTGGCGCTGGTGGTGGCCATGACGCTCGCCCTCTGGCACTGGCGCTGGTCGAGCGCGGCACAGGAGCAGGGCACGCCGGAAGCGGGAAACTCGGTAACGAAGAAGGAGTGGGCTCATGTCTGA
- the infC gene encoding translation initiation factor IF-3, translating to MKRSNPRGRVQDKRPPMNERITEDQVRLIDSDGEQLGVVPTSDALERAEAAGMDLVQISNADPIVCKIMDYGKFVFEQKKQKSAQKKKTKQIQVKEVKFRPGTDEGDYQVKMKNLTRFLEGGDKGKVTLRFRGREMAHQDIGRKLMERIAADLEELGTVESFPKMEGRQMIMIIAPKKK from the coding sequence ATCAAGCGAAGCAACCCTAGAGGGCGCGTTCAGGATAAACGCCCCCCGATGAACGAGCGCATTACCGAGGATCAGGTCCGCCTGATCGACAGCGACGGCGAACAGCTGGGCGTCGTGCCCACCAGCGATGCGCTGGAGCGAGCCGAAGCGGCCGGAATGGACCTCGTGCAGATTTCCAATGCCGATCCCATCGTCTGCAAGATCATGGATTACGGCAAGTTCGTCTTCGAGCAGAAGAAGCAGAAGTCTGCTCAGAAGAAGAAGACGAAGCAGATCCAGGTCAAGGAAGTGAAATTCCGGCCTGGCACCGACGAGGGCGACTATCAGGTCAAGATGAAGAACCTGACGCGTTTCCTCGAAGGTGGCGACAAGGGCAAGGTCACCCTGCGTTTTCGCGGTCGTGAAATGGCGCACCAGGACATCGGCCGCAAGCTGATGGAGCGGATCGCCGCAGACCTCGAAGAGCTTGGGACCGTGGAGTCCTTCCCGAAGATGGAAGGGCGCCAGATGATCATGATCATTGCCCCCAAGAAGAAGTGA
- a CDS encoding OmpA family protein — MKKSTTGLLLGSALVVGLSGCASSGSSSSMESGASSDRAWYQTPFVCGLAGGVIGGGLGYATSGESDEDTGAAIGSTAGATIGAMLCAEPNRTPEPAPRDTDGDGVFDADDQCPGTPAGVAVDAVGCPLDSDGDGVPDYQDQCPGTPAGAEVNALGCVEDLVLRDVNFEFDSATLTMGAEDILDGVAEKLMANENVRVRIEGHTDAVGSDSYNQDLSQRRADSVADYLAGQGVSMERMRTIGYGESQPVASNETDAGRAENRRVELGEWE, encoded by the coding sequence ATGAAAAAATCAACGACTGGTCTGTTGCTTGGTTCCGCGCTGGTGGTCGGGCTCTCCGGCTGTGCCAGCTCGGGTTCCTCCTCCAGCATGGAGAGTGGCGCTTCCTCTGACCGTGCCTGGTACCAAACGCCCTTCGTCTGCGGGCTCGCCGGCGGCGTGATCGGTGGCGGCCTCGGCTATGCGACCAGCGGCGAATCCGACGAGGACACCGGGGCGGCCATCGGCAGCACCGCCGGTGCCACCATCGGCGCGATGCTGTGTGCCGAGCCCAACCGCACGCCGGAGCCGGCGCCGCGCGACACCGATGGCGACGGCGTCTTCGATGCCGACGATCAGTGCCCGGGCACACCGGCCGGCGTGGCCGTGGATGCCGTGGGCTGCCCGCTGGACTCCGACGGTGATGGCGTGCCGGACTACCAGGACCAGTGTCCGGGCACCCCGGCCGGTGCCGAGGTCAACGCCCTGGGCTGCGTGGAAGACCTGGTGCTGCGCGACGTCAACTTCGAGTTCGACTCCGCGACCCTGACCATGGGTGCCGAGGATATCCTCGACGGTGTCGCCGAGAAGCTGATGGCCAACGAGAACGTCCGCGTGCGTATCGAGGGCCACACCGACGCCGTGGGTAGCGACAGCTACAACCAGGACCTCTCCCAGCGTCGCGCCGACTCCGTCGCCGACTACCTGGCTGGCCAGGGCGTTTCCATGGAGCGCATGCGCACCATCGGCTACGGCGAGTCCCAGCCGGTGGCCAGCAACGAGACCGATGCCGGCCGTGCCGAGAACCGTCGCGTGGAGCTGGGCGAGTGGGAGTGA
- the cyoE gene encoding heme o synthase, with product MSEIVMERAAVGQLAGWSWRDLYTLCKPRVVAVMLVCTLVGMLLAAPMPGAETVLFGLAGIGLAAGGAAAYNHVVDRRLDAMMLRTAGRPLATQRLPTALALGWATLLSVSGIGLLAWQVNPLTAWLTLGSLIGYALIYTAFLKHATPQNIVIGGVAGAAPPLLGWTAVTGQLGPEPLLLMLIVFAWTPPHFWALAIHKRDEYARAGVPMLPVTHGEAFTRLQVWLYGWLTVAVTLLPFAIGMSGALYLVGVTALNARFMIWNWRVWRGRDPQAPLAAFWFSIRYILGVFGVLLLDHYAAAWRWLG from the coding sequence ATGTCTGAGATCGTGATGGAACGGGCGGCGGTCGGCCAGCTCGCCGGCTGGAGCTGGCGAGATCTCTACACCCTGTGCAAGCCCCGGGTGGTGGCGGTGATGCTGGTCTGCACCCTGGTCGGCATGCTGCTGGCCGCGCCCATGCCCGGGGCGGAGACGGTGCTCTTCGGCCTGGCGGGGATCGGCCTGGCCGCCGGGGGCGCGGCGGCCTACAACCATGTGGTCGATCGGCGCCTCGATGCCATGATGCTGCGCACCGCGGGCCGGCCCCTGGCGACTCAGCGCCTGCCCACGGCGCTGGCGCTTGGCTGGGCGACGCTGCTCTCGGTCAGCGGCATCGGGCTGCTGGCCTGGCAGGTCAACCCGCTGACCGCCTGGCTGACCCTGGGCTCGCTGATCGGCTATGCGCTGATCTATACCGCCTTCCTCAAGCACGCCACGCCCCAGAACATCGTCATCGGCGGGGTCGCGGGGGCGGCGCCGCCGCTGCTCGGCTGGACGGCGGTCACCGGCCAGCTCGGCCCCGAACCGCTGCTGCTGATGCTGATCGTCTTCGCCTGGACGCCGCCGCATTTCTGGGCGCTGGCGATCCACAAGCGCGACGAGTACGCCCGGGCCGGCGTGCCGATGCTGCCGGTCACCCACGGTGAGGCCTTCACGCGCCTGCAGGTCTGGCTCTACGGCTGGCTGACGGTGGCGGTCACGCTGCTGCCCTTCGCCATCGGCATGAGCGGGGCGCTCTACCTGGTCGGCGTGACGGCCCTCAACGCCCGCTTCATGATCTGGAACTGGCGGGTCTGGCGCGGCCGGGACCCGCAGGCGCCGCTGGCGGCCTTCTGGTTCTCCATCCGCTATATCCTCGGCGTGTTCGGCGTGCTGCTGCTGGATCACTATGCCGCGGCCTGGCGGTGGCTCGGCTGA